The Vibrio metoecus sequence ACCGACAACTCCGGGTTCACGACTCTCAAAAGGCGACATGGCATTAAATAAGTGGGTAAATCCATCAATGAGAGCTAACTTCTCAGTGGTTAATTGGGCTGTAGTGGCATTACTGTGACCACACGAGAAAGTAACATGATGATCCTTTAACCACTTTAGTGAGTCGATGGAGAGGTTTTCAGCCGCGACCGTTACAAGAACTTTGCCTTTGGTTGGCCAGTGAAACTGTGAAAGTTGTTCGGGTGTCGGGGAATAGAACAGATCTGGGTTATGAGCGCCTTTCTTTTCTGGGTTTAACCAAGGCCCCTCTAAGTGAATACCCAACACACCCGAGACTTGATTTTCGATTGCAGATTGAATGGCATCAAGTGCACGGTTGATGTGTTCCGGTGTTGCACTGATTAAGGTTGGAAGCAGATAGGCGGTGCCGTGAGTTCTGTGTGCTCGGCAGATCGAATCAATACCCGCAAGAGTCATGTCATTATTGAACATGACATCGCCACCGCCATTAACTTGTAAGTCAATGAATCCTGGAGCGATCAATGCACCATCAAAATGTTGATGCTCAATATCCTCCGTCAGAGACTCAATAGGAACAATGGAGTGAATGTGTGAACCTTCCCAAACCATTGCCGCATTCTCGTAATACTGAATTCCATCAAAAAGCCGTGTGGCTGAAATTGCCTTTAATGCCATCGTTTACTCCTTAAACTGAAATGCTGCTCCGAGTAGGCAAGCATCATAATCGCCATGAGCAGGAATGACAGGGATGTGAAATACGGATGGCCTAGATTGAATAGCTTTGTTGAGGCGTTCAAGGTAGCCCTCTGCGAGACCAATTCCACCACCCAAAACAATAATATCCAGATCTAAGCATGCTTTAAGATTACAGCATAATGTGGCTACTGCTTGCACACTTCGATTGATGATCGCTTCTGCTTTCGGGTTGAACGCTGCTTGCTTAAATAACTCAACATTGCTCATTGTCTCGGTAAAAGTGGTTTCGCTCTCTTTTTGAATCGCGTTACCTGAAGCCATGGACTCAACACAACCTCGCTGACCACATCCGCATAATGGACCTTCAATGGCCACCGACATGTGACCTATGTGTCCCGCTAAACCGCTGTTTCCTTTGTGAAGCTTGCCATCAATGATGATTCCGCCACCAACCCCTGTTGAAACCGTAATAAAAGCCATATTTAAGCTAGGATTTTTTAACTGCACAAATTCAAACCATGCCGCGGCCTGTGCATCATTAAGAATGGAGACTGGTTTATTAGTGAGTTGTTCTAGCGTTTGAGCTAATGGAAAAGGTACAGGGAAATTAAGAGTCTCTGGATTTATCGATGTGATGCCTTCTGGCGTTACATAACCTGTTGTTGATACGCCTACATAATCGATAGAAGGGAGCCATTCAGTGACCTTTTCGAGAATCGCTTGAACAAACTTGGTGACGTCCTGCACCACAGGCGTTGCTATCTGGTAACGCTGTATGATCGTACCTTCTTCTACAATCGCTAATGCTATTTTTGTTCCGCCGATATCGATGGCTAGTGTGCGCATTTCCTTTCTCCCGCAGCTTGGGTTGCGTTATTGAACCATTGAGTAACCACTTCTAATCGAGTCAATGCAGAACCAACCGTTACGGCAACCGCACCAGACTCAATAGCTTTCGCTGCTAACTCAGGCGTATTGTATCGACCTTCCGCCATGGTAAAAAAGCCGGCTTCAGAAAACGCTTTCACAAGTTGGAAATCTGGAACCGTGGGCTCAATATCTCCGACATAGCCTGACAGTGTTGATCCAACAATTTCAACACCTTGTGAGTTAGCCCATAATCCATCCTCGAATGTGGAGCAATCGGCCATCGCAAAACATCCCGTGTTTTTGATTGCTTGCGCAATACGTTCTCGACTTTCAGGGCGTGTTCTATCGGTGGCATCAAAAGCAATGACCGTTGCGCCAGCATTTGCTAAGCCATCAACATCTGAAACAAAAGGAGTGATTCGAATTGGGCTATCAGGCAAGTCACGCTTAACGATACCTATAATCGGAATTGTTACTGCGGCGGATACAGCAGCCACGTTATTCACACCTTCAATGCGCAGCGCTTTTGCACCCGCTTGTTCGACGGCGATCGCCATCGCCACAATGAAATCTGTTTTATCGAGTGGGCTGCCTGTTACAGGTTGTATGGAAACGACAGTTTGGCCGTTTAAAAATCGCTTTAACTCTTCGATATTCAAAAAATTCTTTCTCACGACGGGCCTCATTTTTCTTTTCTAAAAACGTTTTTAATTCCTGACTTGATGAACAAAAGGACTCTTGTAACCAAATTTTGTTCGCCATCACACTTTGAAAAAAGGTGGTTTGAAAATAATCTCCACCGCAATGATAATTCATAACGAAGATTTTTTTCAAACGAAATAAAAGTTTTTTTTGAAAATGGTGAGACAAGGCGTAACAGGAAAGAACAAAGGGAAAAATATGAAAACCATTAATAAGATTACTATCGCAATACTTACTTTGAGTGCTGCTGCTTCTGTCAATGCTGCGACGACTTTAAAGATGGGGATGCAAGCTTCTGTGGGGTCTGTAGAGTATAACTCGGCAAAAATGCTTGCCGACACATTAGAAGAAATGAGTCAAGGAGAGATCAAACTCGCTTTGTACCCAAGCGCCCAGCTTGGTGATGATCGTGCCATGCTTCAGCAATTGACGCTGGGAGATCTCGATATAACTTATGCTGAGTTTGGTCGTATGGGGCTTTGGATACCGCGAGCAGAAGCGGTCATGCTCCCTTATGTTGCGAAAGATTTTGACCATTTACGCCGCATGTTTGAATCTGACTTTGGTCAAGGTGTTCGTGATGAAATGCTCCAGAAGTTCAACTGGCGTGCTTTGGACACTTGGTATAACGGTACCCGTGAAACCACTTCAAACCGTCCCCTCAATTCGATTGAAGATTTTAAAGGGTTAAAACTTCGAGTCCCGAATGCTAAGCAAAACCTCAATTACGCAAAGCTGTCTGGTGCCTCGCCAACCCCCATGTCATTCTCTGAAGTTTATTTAGCGCTGCAGACCAATGCCGTAGATGGGCAAGAAAACCCGCTACCAACAATTAAAACAATGAAGTTCTATGAAGTTCAAAAGAACTTAGCCATGACACATCATATTGTTAACGATCAAATGGTGATCATTTCAGAATCTACTTGGCAGAAGCTTTCTGATGTGGATAAAGACATCATTCAGAAAGCCGTGCAGAAAGTGGGAGATGCTCATACACAGACCGTTAAAACTCAAGAGGCAGAATTGGTCTCCTTCTTCAAGAGTGAAGGTATCAACGTGACTTACCCAGATCTGGAGCCATTCCGAGAAGCGATGCAACCACTTTACAAGGAGTTTGACAGTAACATCGGTCAGCCGATTGTGTCGAAATTGGCAGCAATGTAAAGGGTAGGGTTCTCTGTCTCATTAAATTAGCTGGCTAGGACTGGTCAGCTATGGAGTTTAAGATGTTACGTAAGATAATTAATAATATTGAAGAAATCATTACTGTGCCTCTAATGGCGGCCTTGCTTGCTGTTTTGACTTGGCAAATTGGTACCCGTTGGCTTCTCAATGATCCTTCTTTGTGGAGTGAAGAGCTTGCCCGATTACTCTTCATGTATATGTGTTTAGTGGGATGTGCTATCGCCATTAAACGAAGTTCTCACGTCAATATCACTTTTTTCTCTGACAAACTTCCTGAAAAGGCGCGCTTGTCTTTAGTCCTATCGTTAGAGATTGCCGTGCTGGTTTCTATTGGTGCAATCATTGTGCTCGGCTATCAACATGCCCAGCGTAATGCATTCTTTGAATTGATCACATTAGGGATATCGAGTAGCTGGATGAATTATAGCTTACCTGTGGGTGGCGTGTTTATGGTGTTTAGACAACTCGAAAAAATCTTTAACCTTATGAAGCTGCTACTGGGTGTTAGCTCATCTGCTTCATTAATTGATCAGCAAGTAACGGAGAGGTAGTAGGACTATGGTTGGTTCAATTTTTGGTTGGTTAGGATTGTTATTTGCGGGCATGCCAGTAGGTTTTTCACTTATTTTTGTTGCATTAGCTTTTCTCATTCTCACCAATAGTACAGGGATTAATTTTGCGGCTCAGCAAATGCTGGGTGGGATCGACAACTTCACGTTGCTAGCCGTTCCATTTTTTGTGTTAACTGGCCATCTAATGAATAGTGCCGGTATTACAGAAAGAATCTTCAACTTCGCGAAGTCTCTCGTTGGCCATATTACGGGCAGCTTGGGTCATGTAAATATCATGGCAAGCTTGTTGTTCTCTGGAATGTCAGGCTCAGCATTGGCAGATGCAGGTGGGTTAGGTCAGCTTGAAATCAAATCCATGCGTGATGCGAAGTATCACGATGATTTCGCGGGCGGTCTGACAGCGGCATCTTGCATCATTGGTCCTCTGGTGCCGCCATCAGTACCACTAGTCATATACGGTGTGGTTTCCAATACCTCTATTGGCGCATTATTTTTAGCGGGTGCGATACCTGGTTTGCTGTGTTGTATTGCCTTGATGGTGATGAGTTATTTTATCTGCAAAAAGCGCGGATATATGACATTGCCTAAAGCGAGTAGACGTGAGCAATTTAAATCACTTAAAGAAGCATTTTTATCGTTGCTGACGCCAGTTATTATCATTGGTGGGATCTTCTCTGGTAAATTTACGCCAACTGAAGCGGCTGCTGTTTCATCTCTCTACGCACTATTTTTAGGTACAGTTGTTTATAACACGCTCACGTTACATGGTTTCATCGAAATTCTGAAAGAAACGGTCAATACCACAGCCGTGGTTGCTCTGATGGTTATGGGCGTGACTGTTTTTGGGTGGATTGTGGCTCGCGAACAGTTACCACAGATGTTGGCTGATTATTTCTTAACAATCAGTGATAACCCACTCGTACTGCTTCTGTTGATCAACTTGTTGCTCCTCTTCTTGGGTACGTTTATTGAGTCATTGGCCTTGCTGTTGCTGCTAGTTCCATTCTTGGTGCCAGTGGCTTCAGCGGTGGGTATCGATCCTGTTCACTTCGGTGTTATGGCGATTCTTAACCTAATGATCGGCATTCTTACCCCTCCAATGGGAATGGCTTTATACGTGGTTTCTCGAGTCGGAGATATTCCATTCCATACGCTTACGCGTGGTGTTTTACCACTACTGGTGCCGTTATTCATCGTATTGGCGCTGGTGGCTGTATTCCCTCAATTTACTCTGCTGCTACCGGAATTATTCCTCGGATACGGACAGTAGTTGAACTAGCGAACTTATAGAATTTAAAGGTAAACAAAATGAAAAAATTAACAGGTTTGATTGCTGCTCCACATACGCCTTTCACAAAAGATAACAAGGTTAATTTTGCGGCGATTGACCAAATTGCTGAGCTTCTGATT is a genomic window containing:
- the nagA gene encoding N-acetylglucosamine-6-phosphate deacetylase yields the protein MALKAISATRLFDGIQYYENAAMVWEGSHIHSIVPIESLTEDIEHQHFDGALIAPGFIDLQVNGGGDVMFNNDMTLAGIDSICRAHRTHGTAYLLPTLISATPEHINRALDAIQSAIENQVSGVLGIHLEGPWLNPEKKGAHNPDLFYSPTPEQLSQFHWPTKGKVLVTVAAENLSIDSLKWLKDHHVTFSCGHSNATTAQLTTEKLALIDGFTHLFNAMSPFESREPGVVGTALNTDHAWCSVITDGIHVHPQSFLLAKRIKPKDKLLIVTDAMASLGSVTNQFELDGETIRVIDNKLVNSRGNLAGAHIGMDESVANVIRWGIAEDEALRMASSYPAQAIHCDDLGQLKPNYRAAATVLNSKYESLAVVSEGVLYN
- a CDS encoding N-acetylmannosamine kinase is translated as MRTLAIDIGGTKIALAIVEEGTIIQRYQIATPVVQDVTKFVQAILEKVTEWLPSIDYVGVSTTGYVTPEGITSINPETLNFPVPFPLAQTLEQLTNKPVSILNDAQAAAWFEFVQLKNPSLNMAFITVSTGVGGGIIIDGKLHKGNSGLAGHIGHMSVAIEGPLCGCGQRGCVESMASGNAIQKESETTFTETMSNVELFKQAAFNPKAEAIINRSVQAVATLCCNLKACLDLDIIVLGGGIGLAEGYLERLNKAIQSRPSVFHIPVIPAHGDYDACLLGAAFQFKE
- a CDS encoding putative N-acetylmannosamine-6-phosphate 2-epimerase yields the protein MRPVVRKNFLNIEELKRFLNGQTVVSIQPVTGSPLDKTDFIVAMAIAVEQAGAKALRIEGVNNVAAVSAAVTIPIIGIVKRDLPDSPIRITPFVSDVDGLANAGATVIAFDATDRTRPESRERIAQAIKNTGCFAMADCSTFEDGLWANSQGVEIVGSTLSGYVGDIEPTVPDFQLVKAFSEAGFFTMAEGRYNTPELAAKAIESGAVAVTVGSALTRLEVVTQWFNNATQAAGERKCAH
- the siaP gene encoding sialic acid TRAP transporter solute-binding subunit SiaP yields the protein MKTINKITIAILTLSAAASVNAATTLKMGMQASVGSVEYNSAKMLADTLEEMSQGEIKLALYPSAQLGDDRAMLQQLTLGDLDITYAEFGRMGLWIPRAEAVMLPYVAKDFDHLRRMFESDFGQGVRDEMLQKFNWRALDTWYNGTRETTSNRPLNSIEDFKGLKLRVPNAKQNLNYAKLSGASPTPMSFSEVYLALQTNAVDGQENPLPTIKTMKFYEVQKNLAMTHHIVNDQMVIISESTWQKLSDVDKDIIQKAVQKVGDAHTQTVKTQEAELVSFFKSEGINVTYPDLEPFREAMQPLYKEFDSNIGQPIVSKLAAM
- the siaQ gene encoding sialic acid TRAP transporter small permease SiaQ; translated protein: MEFKMLRKIINNIEEIITVPLMAALLAVLTWQIGTRWLLNDPSLWSEELARLLFMYMCLVGCAIAIKRSSHVNITFFSDKLPEKARLSLVLSLEIAVLVSIGAIIVLGYQHAQRNAFFELITLGISSSWMNYSLPVGGVFMVFRQLEKIFNLMKLLLGVSSSASLIDQQVTER
- the siaM gene encoding sialic acid TRAP transporter large permease SiaM, with translation MVGSIFGWLGLLFAGMPVGFSLIFVALAFLILTNSTGINFAAQQMLGGIDNFTLLAVPFFVLTGHLMNSAGITERIFNFAKSLVGHITGSLGHVNIMASLLFSGMSGSALADAGGLGQLEIKSMRDAKYHDDFAGGLTAASCIIGPLVPPSVPLVIYGVVSNTSIGALFLAGAIPGLLCCIALMVMSYFICKKRGYMTLPKASRREQFKSLKEAFLSLLTPVIIIGGIFSGKFTPTEAAAVSSLYALFLGTVVYNTLTLHGFIEILKETVNTTAVVALMVMGVTVFGWIVAREQLPQMLADYFLTISDNPLVLLLLINLLLLFLGTFIESLALLLLLVPFLVPVASAVGIDPVHFGVMAILNLMIGILTPPMGMALYVVSRVGDIPFHTLTRGVLPLLVPLFIVLALVAVFPQFTLLLPELFLGYGQ